The proteins below are encoded in one region of Micromonospora yangpuensis:
- a CDS encoding sugar ABC transporter substrate-binding protein, whose protein sequence is MRRGILTIAAVGLLATGGLTACGDDSGDTEAGGNEKKPKIGVILPDSKSSARWETADRKFLQAAFEAAGVDYDIQNAQNDKNAFQTIADQMITQGATALMIVNLDSGTGKAVLDKAKAQGVATIDYDRLTLGGSAQYYVSFDNEAVGKLQGEGLSKCLADQGTKNPVIAYLNGSPTDNNATLFKNGYDSVLKPKFDSKEFVKGPEQSVPDWDPAQATTLFEQMLTQTSGKIDGVLSANDGLGNAAISVLKKNKLNGKVPVTGQDADLQGLQNILAGDQCMTVYKAVKQEADAAAELAIAVAKGERKETGQTVKDPESGRDVPARLLEPKLIYKENVKDVVADGYVEKDKLCADSYAKLCADAGIS, encoded by the coding sequence ATGCGCAGAGGGATCCTCACCATCGCCGCCGTGGGCCTACTCGCCACCGGCGGTCTCACCGCCTGTGGCGACGACTCCGGCGACACCGAGGCCGGCGGCAACGAGAAGAAGCCGAAGATCGGCGTGATCCTGCCGGACAGCAAGTCCTCCGCCCGCTGGGAAACCGCAGACCGCAAGTTCCTCCAGGCCGCCTTCGAGGCCGCCGGTGTTGATTACGACATCCAGAACGCGCAGAACGACAAGAACGCCTTCCAGACCATCGCCGACCAGATGATCACGCAGGGGGCGACCGCCCTGATGATCGTCAACCTGGACTCCGGCACCGGCAAGGCCGTGCTGGACAAGGCCAAGGCGCAGGGCGTGGCGACCATCGACTACGACCGGCTCACCCTGGGCGGCTCCGCGCAGTACTACGTCAGCTTCGACAACGAGGCCGTCGGCAAGCTCCAGGGTGAGGGCCTGAGCAAGTGCCTGGCCGACCAGGGCACCAAGAACCCGGTCATCGCCTACCTGAACGGCTCGCCTACCGACAACAACGCCACCCTGTTCAAGAACGGGTACGACTCGGTGCTCAAGCCGAAGTTCGACTCCAAGGAGTTCGTCAAGGGCCCCGAGCAGTCGGTGCCGGACTGGGACCCGGCCCAGGCGACCACGCTGTTCGAGCAGATGCTGACCCAGACCAGCGGCAAGATCGACGGGGTGCTCAGCGCCAACGACGGCCTCGGCAACGCGGCCATCTCGGTGCTGAAGAAGAACAAGCTCAACGGCAAGGTGCCGGTGACCGGCCAGGACGCCGACCTGCAGGGTCTGCAGAACATCCTCGCCGGCGACCAGTGCATGACCGTCTACAAGGCGGTCAAGCAGGAGGCCGACGCCGCGGCCGAGCTGGCCATCGCGGTGGCCAAGGGTGAGCGGAAGGAAACCGGGCAGACGGTCAAGGACCCGGAGAGCGGTCGGGACGTTCCCGCCCGGCTGCTGGAGCCGAAGCTGATCTACAAGGAGAACGTCAAGGACGTGGTGGCCGACGGCTACGTCGAGAAGGACAAGCTCTGCGCCGACTCGTACGCCAAGCTCTGCGCCGACGCCGGCATCAGCTGA
- a CDS encoding ATP-binding cassette domain-containing protein — translation MSATPLLELRGIDKSFGPVQVLRDVALSAHAGEVTALVGDNGAGKSTLVKCISGIYPTDAGEFLFDGRPVSINSPRDAAGLGIEVVYQDLALCDNLDIVQNMFLGREKHSGLVLDEPTMEQMAAETLAGLSVRTVKSLRQHVSSLSGGQRQTVAIAKAVLWNSRLVVLDEPTAALGVAQTAQVLELVRRLADNGLAVVLISHNMNDVFAVSDRIAALYLGQMVAQVRTTDITHSQVVELITAGRSGNLGLTADAAPGGNGTGAQPVATNPGATR, via the coding sequence GTGTCCGCGACCCCCCTGCTGGAGCTACGCGGGATCGACAAGAGCTTCGGTCCCGTCCAGGTCCTGCGTGACGTCGCCCTCTCCGCCCACGCCGGGGAGGTGACCGCACTGGTCGGCGACAACGGCGCCGGTAAGTCCACGCTTGTCAAGTGCATCAGCGGCATCTACCCCACCGACGCCGGCGAGTTCCTCTTCGACGGCCGGCCGGTGAGCATCAACAGCCCTCGGGACGCCGCCGGGCTGGGCATCGAGGTCGTGTACCAGGATCTCGCGCTCTGCGACAACCTCGACATCGTGCAGAACATGTTCCTCGGTCGGGAGAAGCACAGCGGTCTGGTGCTCGACGAGCCGACCATGGAACAGATGGCCGCCGAGACCCTCGCCGGACTGAGCGTCCGGACGGTCAAGTCACTGCGTCAGCACGTCTCCAGCCTCTCCGGCGGGCAGCGGCAGACCGTGGCGATCGCCAAGGCGGTGCTCTGGAACAGCAGGTTGGTGGTCCTGGACGAGCCGACCGCGGCGCTCGGCGTGGCGCAGACCGCCCAGGTGCTGGAGCTGGTCCGCCGGCTGGCCGACAACGGCCTGGCCGTGGTGCTCATCTCGCACAACATGAACGACGTCTTCGCCGTCTCCGACCGGATCGCCGCGCTCTACCTCGGCCAGATGGTCGCCCAGGTCAGGACCACCGACATCACCCACTCCCAGGTGGTCGAACTGATCACCGCCGGCCGCTCCGGCAACCTCGGGCTCACCGCCGACGCGGCCCCGGGCGGCAACGGCACCGGCGCCCAGCCCGTCGCCACGAACCCAGGAGCCACGCGATGA
- a CDS encoding sugar ABC transporter permease, whose product MTTTVVKQEGPAAVTPAPTVGAHVRNYLSRVRGGDIGALPAVLGLVVLCTVFSIMRPTFLTAGNFANLFTQGAAVTLIAMGLVFVLLLGEIDLSAGFASGVCAAILANVATVLGYPWYVAALAAVATGVVIGTVLGFLVSKIGIPSFVVTLAGFLAFQGIVLLLIDQGSNIAVRDDVLIAIANRNLTPLLGWVLFAVAVAGYAAVQLNRYRSRAARGLVTDPMPVVLARIGAVALVLGIAVFILNQERSRNVLVTSLKGVPIVVPIIAVLLIFWTFVLQRTSYGRHVYAVGGNKEAARRAGINVDRIRISVFMICSGMAAVGGIVAASRANSVDPNTGGSNVLLYAVGAAVIGGTSLFGGKGRVLDAVLGGAVVAVIDNGMGLLGYSAGTKYVVTGVVLLLAASVDALSRRRSAATGTR is encoded by the coding sequence ATGACCACCACCGTCGTCAAGCAGGAAGGCCCGGCGGCGGTCACCCCCGCACCGACCGTCGGCGCCCACGTCCGCAACTACCTGAGCCGGGTACGCGGTGGCGACATCGGCGCGCTGCCCGCCGTACTCGGGTTGGTGGTGCTCTGCACCGTCTTCTCGATCATGCGTCCCACCTTCCTCACCGCGGGCAACTTCGCGAACCTCTTCACCCAGGGCGCGGCGGTCACCCTGATCGCGATGGGGCTGGTCTTCGTCCTGCTGCTCGGTGAGATCGACCTCTCCGCCGGCTTCGCCAGCGGGGTCTGCGCGGCGATCCTGGCAAACGTCGCTACCGTGCTCGGCTACCCCTGGTACGTGGCGGCGCTGGCCGCCGTCGCCACCGGCGTGGTGATCGGCACCGTCCTCGGCTTCCTGGTCTCCAAGATCGGGATCCCGTCCTTCGTGGTCACCCTCGCCGGCTTCCTGGCCTTCCAGGGCATCGTGCTGCTCCTGATCGACCAGGGCAGCAACATCGCGGTACGCGACGACGTGCTGATCGCCATCGCCAACCGCAACCTCACCCCGCTGCTCGGCTGGGTGCTGTTCGCGGTGGCGGTCGCCGGGTACGCGGCGGTGCAGCTCAACCGGTACCGCAGCCGGGCCGCCCGGGGTCTGGTCACCGACCCGATGCCGGTGGTACTCGCCCGGATCGGGGCGGTGGCGCTGGTCCTCGGCATCGCCGTGTTCATCCTCAACCAGGAGCGCAGCCGCAACGTCCTGGTCACCTCGCTCAAGGGCGTGCCGATCGTGGTACCGATCATCGCGGTGCTGCTGATCTTCTGGACCTTCGTGCTCCAGCGCACCAGCTACGGACGGCACGTCTACGCCGTCGGTGGCAACAAGGAGGCGGCGCGCCGGGCCGGCATCAACGTGGACCGGATCCGGATCTCGGTCTTCATGATCTGCTCCGGGATGGCCGCCGTCGGCGGTATCGTGGCCGCGAGCCGGGCCAACTCGGTCGACCCCAACACCGGCGGAAGCAACGTGCTGCTCTACGCCGTCGGCGCGGCGGTGATCGGCGGCACCAGCCTCTTCGGTGGCAAGGGCCGGGTGCTCGACGCGGTGCTCGGCGGTGCGGTGGTCGCCGTCATCGACAACGGCATGGGTCTGCTGGGCTACAGCGCCGGGACGAAGTACGTGGTGACCGGGGTGGTGCTGCTGCTCGCCGCGAGCGTCGACGCGCTGTCGCGGCGCCGCTCGGCCGCCACCGGCACCCGCTGA
- a CDS encoding ROK family transcriptional regulator codes for MRTGPSQDEIRRQNLGALLRYVHVHGATSRAELTSRLGLNRSTIGALTADLAGAGLVSEGAPKETGRAGRPSLVVRPESARVYAYAYSIETDRLRAARVGLGGELLDRRELDRPPGLLVDEVVPLLAAAVKEMQQSVPAGSIRVGTGAAVCGMARRDDGLVRLSPHTGWSDESLTTRLRDELGGGLPVVTGTIADLSALAEHVRGVAAGYHNVIYLYGDAGIGAGIIAGGRRITGHGGHGGEVGHMVVNPGGRVCSCGSRGCWETEVGELALLRAAGRAGLSGQAAVLAVVDPAARGDANAQSAVRQVGDWLGFGVANLVNIFNPELVIFGGTMRDLYLAAAAQVRSRLNSNALAACREHVRLRTPKLGDDGALIGAAELAFERLLTDPLDVG; via the coding sequence ATGCGCACCGGACCAAGTCAGGACGAGATCCGTCGACAGAACCTCGGTGCCCTGCTGCGGTACGTGCACGTCCACGGCGCGACCAGTCGAGCCGAGCTGACCAGCCGGTTGGGCCTGAACCGCAGCACCATCGGCGCGCTCACCGCCGACCTGGCCGGGGCCGGGCTGGTCAGCGAGGGAGCGCCCAAGGAGACCGGCCGGGCCGGACGACCGTCGCTGGTCGTCCGGCCCGAGTCGGCCCGGGTCTACGCGTACGCGTACTCGATCGAGACGGACCGGCTGCGGGCCGCGCGGGTCGGTCTCGGCGGTGAGCTGCTCGACCGCCGGGAGCTGGACCGACCACCCGGCCTGCTCGTCGACGAGGTCGTGCCGCTGCTCGCGGCGGCGGTCAAGGAGATGCAGCAGAGCGTGCCGGCGGGCTCGATCCGGGTCGGTACCGGGGCGGCGGTCTGCGGGATGGCCCGCCGCGACGACGGGCTGGTCCGGCTCAGCCCGCACACCGGCTGGTCGGACGAGTCGCTGACCACCCGGCTCCGCGACGAACTCGGCGGCGGCCTGCCCGTGGTGACCGGCACCATCGCCGACCTGTCCGCCCTGGCCGAGCACGTCCGGGGCGTCGCGGCCGGCTACCACAACGTCATCTACCTGTACGGCGACGCCGGGATCGGCGCGGGCATCATCGCCGGCGGCCGGCGCATCACCGGCCACGGTGGACACGGCGGCGAGGTCGGCCACATGGTGGTCAACCCCGGCGGCCGGGTGTGCAGCTGCGGTTCCCGGGGCTGCTGGGAGACCGAGGTCGGCGAACTGGCCCTGCTGCGGGCCGCCGGCCGCGCCGGCCTCTCCGGCCAGGCCGCGGTGCTGGCCGTGGTGGACCCGGCGGCCCGCGGCGACGCCAACGCCCAGTCCGCGGTACGTCAGGTAGGCGACTGGCTCGGCTTCGGCGTCGCCAACCTGGTGAACATCTTCAACCCGGAGTTGGTCATCTTCGGTGGCACCATGCGCGACCTCTACCTCGCCGCGGCGGCGCAGGTCCGCAGCCGGTTGAACTCCAACGCGCTGGCCGCCTGCCGGGAACACGTCCGGCTGCGCACCCCGAAGCTCGGTGACGACGGCGCGTTGATCGGCGCCGCCGAACTCGCCTTCGAACGGCTCCTCACCGACCCGCTCGACGTGGGTTGA
- a CDS encoding DUF4142 domain-containing protein, which translates to MAPLESAHRRPGHRTHRVAVLLIALVAGIAVLPGVAVAVPAPQQALNAADQALLVGVRLAGLWEMPAGQMAADKGQSPVVREIGAEIAKQHEELDRLTVEAANKLGATIPSDPTAQQKAWLLEMQNNSGARFDQIFVTRLREAHGSIFPVIGAVRAATRNATIRKLADDANKFVSAHMEMLERTGLVRWEQLPPAVLPASGNDSLIARASANTGTGIGVSSTVVWLVFLAALATGGIATWRVLRRN; encoded by the coding sequence ATGGCACCGCTGGAATCCGCACACCGTCGGCCAGGACACCGGACCCACCGGGTGGCGGTGCTTCTCATCGCGCTCGTGGCGGGCATCGCTGTGCTACCCGGGGTCGCGGTCGCCGTACCCGCGCCGCAGCAGGCCCTCAACGCCGCCGACCAGGCCCTACTGGTCGGGGTCCGGCTCGCCGGCCTCTGGGAGATGCCGGCCGGACAGATGGCCGCCGACAAGGGCCAGTCCCCGGTCGTCCGGGAGATCGGCGCCGAGATCGCCAAGCAGCACGAGGAGCTGGACCGGCTCACCGTGGAGGCGGCCAACAAGCTGGGCGCGACGATCCCCTCCGACCCGACGGCCCAGCAGAAGGCCTGGCTGCTGGAGATGCAGAACAACAGCGGGGCCCGCTTCGACCAGATCTTCGTCACCCGGCTCCGGGAGGCCCACGGCAGCATCTTCCCGGTGATCGGCGCGGTCCGGGCCGCCACCCGCAACGCCACCATCCGCAAGCTCGCCGACGACGCCAACAAGTTCGTCTCGGCGCACATGGAGATGCTGGAGCGCACCGGCCTGGTCCGCTGGGAGCAACTGCCGCCCGCCGTGCTGCCCGCCTCGGGCAACGACTCGCTGATCGCACGGGCGTCGGCGAACACCGGCACCGGGATCGGGGTCAGCAGCACCGTGGTCTGGCTGGTCTTCCTGGCCGCCCTGGCCACCGGCGGCATCGCCACCTGGCGGGTGCTACGCCGCAACTGA
- the tsaD gene encoding tRNA (adenosine(37)-N6)-threonylcarbamoyltransferase complex transferase subunit TsaD yields the protein MADEPLILGIETSCDETGVGIVRGHTLLADALASSVEQHARFGGVVPEVASRAHLEAIVPTMDRALTSAGVTIADIDAIAVTSGPGLAGALLVGVAAAKGYAVAAEKPVYGVNHLAAHVAVDTLEHGPLPEPAIALLVSGGHSSLLLVDDLARGVTPLGATIDDAAGEAFDKVARLLGLPFPGGPPIDREARVGSAEAIRFPRGLTAPKDLAAHRYDFSFSGLKTAVARWVEARQRAGEPVPVADVAASFQEAVCDVLTSKALDACRTHGIDTLVIGGGVAANSRLRALAEQRAARHGIRVRVPRPKLCTDNGAMVAALGSHLVAAGVAPSRLDLPADSAMPLTVVSV from the coding sequence ATGGCTGACGAACCGCTGATCCTCGGCATCGAGACCTCCTGCGACGAGACCGGGGTCGGCATCGTGCGCGGGCACACCCTGCTCGCCGACGCGTTGGCCTCCAGCGTGGAGCAGCACGCCCGGTTCGGCGGGGTGGTGCCCGAGGTGGCCAGCCGCGCCCACCTGGAGGCCATCGTGCCGACCATGGACCGGGCGTTGACCTCCGCCGGGGTGACCATCGCCGACATCGACGCGATCGCGGTGACCTCCGGTCCCGGGCTGGCCGGCGCCCTGCTGGTCGGGGTGGCCGCCGCCAAGGGCTACGCGGTGGCCGCCGAGAAGCCGGTGTACGGGGTGAACCACCTGGCCGCGCACGTCGCCGTGGACACCCTGGAGCACGGCCCGCTGCCGGAGCCGGCGATCGCCCTGCTGGTCTCCGGCGGGCACTCGTCCCTGCTGCTCGTCGACGACCTGGCCCGGGGCGTCACCCCGCTCGGCGCGACCATCGACGACGCCGCCGGCGAAGCCTTCGACAAGGTGGCCCGGCTGCTCGGGTTGCCGTTCCCGGGTGGCCCCCCGATCGACCGGGAGGCCCGCGTCGGCAGCGCCGAGGCGATCCGCTTCCCGCGCGGCCTGACCGCCCCGAAGGACCTGGCCGCGCACCGGTACGACTTCTCCTTCTCCGGCCTGAAGACGGCGGTGGCGCGGTGGGTCGAGGCCCGGCAGCGCGCCGGTGAGCCGGTGCCGGTGGCCGACGTGGCGGCGTCCTTCCAGGAGGCGGTCTGCGACGTGCTGACCAGCAAGGCGCTGGACGCCTGCCGGACCCACGGCATCGACACCCTGGTCATCGGCGGGGGAGTGGCGGCCAACTCACGGCTGCGGGCCCTCGCCGAGCAACGGGCCGCCAGGCACGGCATCCGGGTACGGGTGCCCCGGCCGAAGCTCTGCACCGACAACGGGGCGATGGTCGCGGCGCTCGGCTCGCACCTGGTGGCCGCCGGTGTCGCGCCGAGCCGGCTGGACCTGCCGGCCGATTCGGCCATGCCACTGACCGTGGTCAGCGTGTGA
- the rimI gene encoding ribosomal protein S18-alanine N-acetyltransferase gives MSATGVRLGRFRWWHIDEVLSIEADLFGPEQWSAGMFWGELANGHHYLVAVDDDGLLGYAGLAVAPPDEAWVQNIAVRRRAQRRGVGRLLLEALLAEAARRDARSTLLEVAADNAPAQRLYARYGFEPIGVRRGYYQPSNTDALVMQRVATPTGEGTDGHG, from the coding sequence GTGAGTGCCACCGGCGTACGCCTGGGCCGGTTCCGCTGGTGGCACATCGACGAGGTGTTGTCGATCGAGGCGGACCTCTTCGGCCCGGAGCAGTGGTCGGCCGGGATGTTCTGGGGCGAGCTGGCCAACGGCCACCACTACCTGGTCGCCGTGGACGACGACGGGCTGCTCGGCTACGCCGGGCTCGCCGTCGCCCCACCCGACGAGGCCTGGGTGCAGAACATCGCGGTACGCCGCCGGGCGCAGCGGCGGGGCGTGGGCCGGCTCCTGCTGGAGGCGCTGCTCGCCGAGGCGGCCCGCCGGGACGCCCGCAGCACGCTGCTGGAGGTCGCCGCCGACAACGCGCCCGCGCAGCGGCTCTACGCCCGGTACGGGTTCGAGCCGATCGGCGTACGCCGGGGCTACTACCAACCGAGCAACACCGACGCGCTGGTCATGCAGCGGGTCGCCACACCGACCGGGGAAGGGACCGACGGGCATGGCTGA
- the tsaB gene encoding tRNA (adenosine(37)-N6)-threonylcarbamoyltransferase complex dimerization subunit type 1 TsaB has product MLVLVVDSSTPAVTAALVEVSADGVASRASRCAVDARAHGELLAPQVDAVLAEAGARPADLGAIVAGLGPGPFTGLRVGLVTAATMGQVLGVPTYGVCSLDGIGHPAATGEPVLAASDARRREIYWAVYDGTGERIAGPAVDTPTVAAAHARDLGVSLAAGDGAHRYADALGLPVRAEPRYPDATTLALLAAERIRAGTEGERLTPLYLRRPDAVAAASRKPVLP; this is encoded by the coding sequence GTGCTCGTACTGGTGGTGGATTCCTCGACCCCCGCGGTGACCGCGGCGCTGGTGGAGGTCTCGGCGGACGGTGTCGCGTCCCGGGCGTCGCGGTGTGCGGTCGACGCCCGGGCGCACGGTGAGCTGCTCGCGCCGCAGGTCGACGCGGTGCTGGCCGAGGCCGGCGCCCGCCCGGCCGACCTCGGCGCGATCGTCGCCGGGCTCGGCCCCGGGCCGTTCACCGGGCTGCGGGTCGGCCTGGTCACCGCCGCCACCATGGGTCAGGTGCTCGGCGTGCCCACCTACGGGGTCTGTTCGCTGGACGGCATCGGGCACCCGGCGGCGACCGGCGAGCCGGTGCTGGCCGCCAGCGACGCGCGCCGGCGGGAGATCTACTGGGCGGTCTACGACGGCACCGGCGAGCGGATCGCCGGGCCGGCGGTGGACACCCCCACCGTCGCCGCCGCCCACGCCCGCGACCTCGGGGTGAGCCTGGCGGCCGGCGACGGCGCGCACCGCTACGCCGACGCGCTCGGCCTGCCGGTACGCGCCGAGCCGCGCTACCCGGACGCCACCACGTTGGCGCTGCTGGCCGCCGAGCGGATCCGCGCCGGCACGGAAGGTGAGCGCCTCACCCCGCTCTACCTGCGCCGCCCGGACGCGGTGGCGGCGGCCAGCCGCAAGCCGGTCCTGCCGTGA
- the ung gene encoding uracil-DNA glycosylase, which translates to MPDDVPPLDLPAHLPEAWQSVLTPHLDPAGTAALGRFVADEYATETVFPPVEDLFSAYRLCAPQDCRVLILGQDPYHKAGQAHGLSFSVRDGVAVPPSLRNVFKELGEDLGVPKPTSGNLSGWAAQGVLLLNSVLTVRQAKPGSHGGKGWEEFTDATIRALDALEHRVVFLLWGGYARKKATLVGNPQHVVLEAGHPSPMNPRGFLGSRPFSATNKALADAGLPTVDWARSAG; encoded by the coding sequence ATGCCCGACGACGTCCCGCCCCTCGACCTGCCGGCGCACCTCCCCGAGGCCTGGCAGTCCGTCCTGACCCCGCACCTCGACCCGGCGGGCACCGCCGCGTTGGGCCGGTTCGTGGCCGACGAGTACGCCACCGAGACGGTCTTCCCACCGGTGGAGGACCTCTTCTCGGCGTACCGGCTCTGCGCGCCGCAGGACTGCCGGGTGCTGATCCTCGGCCAGGACCCCTACCACAAGGCCGGGCAGGCACACGGGCTCAGCTTCAGTGTGCGCGACGGCGTCGCGGTGCCGCCGTCGCTGCGTAACGTCTTCAAGGAGTTGGGCGAGGACCTGGGCGTGCCGAAGCCGACCAGCGGCAACCTGAGCGGTTGGGCGGCGCAGGGGGTGCTGCTGCTCAACTCCGTGCTCACCGTGCGTCAGGCCAAGCCCGGTTCGCACGGTGGCAAGGGCTGGGAGGAGTTCACCGACGCCACCATCCGGGCCCTGGACGCGCTGGAGCACCGGGTGGTCTTCCTGCTCTGGGGCGGGTACGCGCGCAAGAAGGCCACCCTGGTCGGCAACCCGCAGCACGTGGTGCTGGAGGCCGGCCACCCCAGCCCGATGAATCCGCGCGGGTTCCTCGGCAGTCGTCCGTTCAGCGCGACCAACAAGGCCCTCGCCGACGCCGGTCTGCCGACCGTCGACTGGGCCCGTTCCGCCGGCTGA
- a CDS encoding 3-oxoacyl-[acyl-carrier-protein] synthase III C-terminal domain-containing protein → MDGMTLQVHITGCASYLPGEPVGNDELVGLLGDDGSSAAAAVRRRVLAANGIRSRHYALDAAGRTTMLNEELAAEAVLRAVKSSGRDVRELGLLATGTTQGDVLVPGFASMVHGRLDAGPLETLSAAGVCASSMAAFRSAVASVRLGEHDLAAVVGSELISRALKQSRYAAGASGQRVGYDAQFLRWTLSDGAGAVILEPGPRPDRPSLRVDWTHLVSHAHEHATCMRAGLADRPGGQPAAGDTWLDRATAAEAEQAGLLRLRQDVRALPDLFTAGVGEYVRLVRAGRFDPREVDHVLCHYSSEHFRADIFRLLREADLMIDEKRWFSNLSTRGNTGAASIFVMLDEAWQSGRFAPGDRILLVVPESGRFSFAFAHLTCVGPADRPTPTSRSGRTGQTVSGATVSGATVDRPVATGQTVGQTGTVEAGAVESPLGSPRADDDEVVRWTVLELAGVWADLESRLRRVPVLRRLDTGTATLADYRRLLLTLRPQVVEGGRWISRAASNFSEELFELRSAAMHHALEEHRDFRLLEEDFQSVGGDLTEIRTASKNVGSEALSAFMFHQASQPDPVDLLGAMFVIEGLGTAKAARWAGQLREQLGLAEEQLRFLLYHGANDDDHFAALRDVLRSGLIDRPRAERIVRTARVVARLYALQLEEIDD, encoded by the coding sequence ATGGACGGCATGACTCTCCAGGTGCACATCACCGGCTGCGCCTCGTACCTGCCCGGCGAGCCGGTGGGCAACGACGAACTGGTCGGGCTGCTCGGCGACGACGGCAGTTCCGCCGCGGCGGCCGTACGACGTCGGGTGCTCGCCGCCAACGGCATCCGGTCCCGGCACTACGCCCTCGACGCCGCCGGCCGGACCACCATGCTCAACGAGGAACTGGCCGCCGAGGCGGTGCTGCGGGCCGTCAAGTCCAGCGGTCGGGACGTCCGGGAACTCGGTCTGCTCGCCACCGGGACCACCCAGGGCGACGTGCTGGTGCCGGGCTTCGCCTCGATGGTGCACGGTCGGCTGGACGCCGGTCCGCTGGAGACCCTCTCGGCGGCCGGGGTCTGCGCGTCGAGCATGGCCGCGTTCCGGTCGGCGGTGGCCAGTGTCCGCCTCGGTGAGCACGACCTGGCCGCCGTCGTCGGCTCCGAGCTGATCAGCCGGGCCCTCAAGCAGAGCCGGTACGCCGCCGGCGCGTCCGGGCAGCGGGTCGGCTACGACGCCCAGTTCCTGCGCTGGACCCTCTCCGACGGCGCCGGGGCGGTGATCCTCGAACCGGGTCCCCGACCGGACCGACCGAGCCTGCGGGTCGACTGGACCCACCTGGTCTCGCACGCCCACGAGCACGCCACCTGCATGCGCGCCGGGCTGGCCGACCGGCCCGGCGGGCAGCCGGCGGCCGGTGACACCTGGCTGGACCGGGCCACCGCCGCCGAGGCCGAGCAGGCCGGCCTGCTCCGGCTCCGCCAGGACGTACGGGCCCTGCCGGACCTCTTCACCGCCGGCGTCGGCGAGTACGTGCGGCTGGTCCGGGCCGGCCGGTTCGATCCACGCGAGGTCGACCACGTGCTCTGCCACTACAGCTCCGAGCACTTCCGGGCGGACATCTTCCGGCTGCTGCGCGAGGCGGACCTGATGATCGACGAGAAGCGCTGGTTCAGCAACCTGTCCACCCGGGGCAACACCGGCGCGGCGAGCATCTTCGTGATGCTCGACGAGGCGTGGCAGAGCGGGCGGTTCGCGCCCGGCGACCGGATCCTGCTGGTGGTACCCGAGTCCGGCCGGTTCTCGTTCGCCTTCGCCCACCTGACCTGCGTCGGCCCCGCCGACCGTCCGACCCCCACGTCCCGTTCCGGCCGTACCGGGCAGACGGTGTCCGGGGCGACGGTGTCCGGGGCGACGGTGGACCGACCGGTGGCGACCGGCCAGACGGTCGGCCAGACGGGGACGGTCGAGGCGGGCGCGGTCGAGTCGCCGCTCGGGTCGCCTCGGGCCGACGACGACGAGGTCGTCCGGTGGACCGTGCTGGAGCTGGCCGGGGTCTGGGCCGACCTGGAGTCCCGGCTGCGCCGGGTGCCGGTGCTGCGCCGCCTCGACACCGGCACGGCCACCCTGGCCGACTACCGCCGGCTGCTGCTCACCCTGCGCCCCCAGGTGGTGGAGGGCGGCCGGTGGATCTCCCGGGCCGCGTCGAACTTCTCCGAGGAGTTGTTCGAGCTGCGCAGCGCCGCCATGCACCACGCCCTGGAGGAGCACCGCGACTTCCGGCTGCTGGAGGAGGACTTCCAGTCCGTCGGCGGCGACCTCACCGAGATCCGTACCGCGTCGAAGAACGTCGGCTCGGAGGCACTCTCGGCCTTCATGTTCCACCAGGCCAGCCAGCCAGACCCGGTGGACCTGCTGGGCGCGATGTTCGTCATCGAGGGCCTCGGCACGGCCAAGGCGGCACGCTGGGCGGGACAGCTGCGGGAACAGCTCGGGCTCGCCGAGGAGCAGTTGCGTTTCCTGCTCTACCACGGCGCCAACGACGACGACCACTTCGCCGCCCTGCGGGACGTACTCCGCTCGGGGTTGATCGACCGGCCCCGGGCCGAGCGGATCGTCCGGACGGCCCGGGTGGTGGCCCGGCTCTACGCTCTGCAGCTGGAGGAGATCGATGACTGA